The Candidatus Paceibacterota bacterium genome segment TTCGATAAGCGCAGGAAAATTGAAAAATGAGCTGGGATGGAAGGCTTCGCACTCTTTCGAGGATGCGATGCCGAAGACCATACAGTGGTATCAGCACAATATCGACTGGGTCGAAAAGATAAAGGATAAAGACCAGGAATTCACAAATTATATATAAAAGACAAGTCGAAAGTCCCTAAAGTCCATAACGTCAAAAGCTTTCATAGTTCAAAGTTTAGAGTCATAAGGCCGTATAGTTTATGAAGATAGAGAAATTTGAAGAAATAATAGCGTGGCAGAAAGGAAAAGAGCTGACTTTGGCGGTCTATAAAAAATTCAAAGATAATCGAGATTATGGTTTTAGAGATCAGATACAGAGATCATGCGTTTCTGTGATGAATAATATTGCCGAAGGATTTGAGCGAAGGGGTGATAAGGAATTCAAGTATTTTTTATATATTGCGAAAGGTTCTTGCGGAGAAGTCAGGTCTATGCTACATTTGGCCCAAGAGTTAAACTATATATCAAAAGATGAATTCACCGGATTTTATGGTTTATCGGTGGAAATATCAAAATTATTGTCCGGCTTTATTAAAAAATTATAATGCTTCAAATAAAGATCCCTAAGATCATGAGCACGATTTGTGGGATTTTATAGACTTTAATTGCGCAATTACTTTATGACTTTTAGACTTTAAAGACTAATGACTGAATTTTATGAGCATCGAAAGGGTCAGCACTTCCATAAAGGGACTCAATATATATCTGAATAAAGTCGTTTCCGACAGCAGGGGAAGCTATTGCGACATGGCTCCGGGAGGAGCGGATAATCCGCTTTATGCCGACGGAATAAAGCATATCCATGCTTCCATTGCCACGAAGAAATTCGTGCCGAGGGGAGGGCATTTCCATTATAAGCTGAAGGAAAACTTCTTTACATTGAGCGGAACGGCACTTTGGTATTTTTATGATCTCAAAAAGAATTCTCCGACTTACGAGAATGGGTATGCGGTCGTGCTCGGATATGACAAGCTCGGAATAGATCTGGGTATTCCGGAATTTACGATCGATAAGAACAGCGCAGCTCAGATATCGATTGAGCCGGGGATCTATCACGTTTTTTGGCCGCTGACGGACGTTGAAACGGTTGTGGCGGGCACGGGATCGATGGACTATGATCCCGAAGATTACAACAGGACAAAAATAGAAGAGGTTCCGGGAGCTATCGAGGTTTTCGAAAAAGTGAAGGAAATAATATTGGACCATAAGCAGCTGAAGATACAGGGCCCTCCTGATACTGCAACGACAAATTTCGAATCGGTAATAAAACAAAACAACAATATGGAAAACAACAGTGAAAACACTATGAATAATATGCAACAGATGAAAGCGATCATAACAGCGGCGAAAAACAATCAGCAAAGGCCGTTCTCTCACACCATAAACAAGCACTTGATACCCCTGGGAGGCCGTCCGATGATATTTTATCCGATTGAGAATCTTATAGCTTCAGGCTTCCGCGAGATCGGCATAGTAGTCGGCCCGCAGGACAAGCAGCTGAGGCAGGTGGTCGGAGACGGTTCGAGGTGGGGTATAAAGATAGAATATATAATCCAGGAGGAGCTGACGGGGCTCGGAAGCGCGATCAAGTCGGCTAAGAATTACATAGGCGAGAGTCCTTTCGTGCTTTATCTCGGCGACAACATCATCAAGCATGATATATCGAGCCTTGTTGCAAAATTCCTGGATGAAAAGATGAATGCCATGCTGCTTCTTTCGCGGACCGAGTATCCGCAGAGGTTCGGGGTTCCTGAGATCAAGAACGGAAAGATCGTCAGGGTCGAAGAGAGGCCGATGCACCCGAAGAGCGAATATGCCGTCTGCGGAGTCTATATATACGACAGCAACGCGTTTGGCGCGCTGGAAAGCATCAAGCCGAGCGACAGGGGGCAATATGAAATTTCGGATATACACAATTATTATATAAATTCGGATCTCAATCTCGGTTATGAGATAACCGATAAGTGGTGGAAAGACCGCGGAAAGCCGGACGATCTTCTCGAAGGGAACAAGTTTGTCCTTGAGAATTGCGTTTTTGACGGACAGGGACCGGACAATCAGGGCGAAGTGATCGGAAGCGCCAAGATCGAGGGCAATGTGAAGATCGGAAAGGGAACCCGTATAGTGGGAAAGACTCTGCTTCGCGGTCCGATCGTGGTCGGCGAAGGGTGTTTCATAAAAGATTCATATGTCGGACCATACACGTCGATCGGGAGCAAAACGGAATTGAACGGCACAGAGATCGAACATTCACTCGTGATGGAAAGCGTGAACATCTATACGGAAAAGAAGATCGTGAACAGCGTGATCGGCAAGAGCGCATCGATCGTTTCCGGTTCGGACAATCTTCCTTCGGGAAACAAATTGATCATCGGAGAAAATTCGGTTATTGGGTGGTAGAGAAATATGATTTTAAAAAACGAGCTCGATCACGAAGCTTGTTTTTTAACAATTAATTTGTAAATATCCTCGGTAATTTAAAATTAAAATATCAAAGATAAAAATTACATTTAAAAAACAAAAAATGAAAAAATATTATCCTGATCGAAGTAAGGATCTTGTTCTGTAGGTTGCGCTTATCTTATGCAGAATAATATTGATCCTAAATGATCCGAAACAAGAGAGAAGCGAAATGATTATAAAAAAACACCGCAATTTAATTGTTTGCAGTGATATTATGTTTTTCGATCTCTTCGAGTTTTTTTGTCAGGCGCTTTGCCAGAACGTTTGCCACCAGCAACCTATGAGCGACCAAGAATGCCGCAACTGCAATGATGGCGGTTAGGGGCGCTACAAGATTCTCTTCAATGCGGCTGTTTTCCAGATATTTATATGAGCCGAACGCTGTCGCGAGAGTTATTGCCACCAAGATGGCGAGAGCGGCCAAAATGTGTGTGTTTATGGCCCTATCTTTACTTAAAACTTTTTCGTTCAATCAATTCCCTCCTGTTTTATTATGATCATATTATGTATGAAAAGAGCGATATGTCAATCTATCGGTTTGAAATTTGCGATGGCTGGCGCGTCCGACGCCTCTAATGCGGGAACGAGGTTTGCAGCCCGTTTCCCCTTGTTTTTATGAATCACAAGGCTTTTTGCTATATCAAAACATCGGAAACCGGCTACTAGCCAGTTACGGCAAGCATATTGTTTTTTGTAGAATAAAAAAAGAAGCGGTTTGATATTATCACACCGCCTAAACTTTACTTAACTTTTTTTGCTTTTCTCTTTTGCCAGTATCTTGTGATCGCAACTCCTATTGTGGAGCCAAGAAACATTGCCATGATAGACCCAAGAGTCGGTGGTATTGGCATATCTATCATGTATCCAATAAAACCTCCAAGCAGGACACCGCCGACTAATTGCATAATCAATTCTCTATCCATTATTTTCATTTCATTCATCTCTCCTTGATTACCTAAGAAGAAGGGAGGAGCAGGTTCTTGTTCTGACTTAGTCCGCAAAATTTACGGAGAAGTTCAATTACCCTTTTAGGAAATCGTTTTCACGATTCAAACCTTGCCTTCTTTCTAATTCGTTTCTCTACTTGTTTCCGGATTCTTTGCATTTTTTCAACAAAGATTCGATACAGTCAACGCATGAAGACTTGATCGGAATATTGTATATGCAGTCTATTGCTGCTTTTAGGAATATATTTCCGAACAATTTTAATCTTTCAATTTTTATCCCTGTGGCTGCAGCAATGTTGCCAAGTTGCCTGCGTTCCTGATTTTCAGAGAGAACCCGAAATCCTTTCTGCCTGGCATGCGACATTAGTATGGTATAAGAGATATCTCCCATTTCCATTTCCGTCATTTGCCTTTCTGGTGCGCCGAATATCTCCGGCGCGTCTTTTGCAAGAACTATCGCTCCAAAATTTCTCATCTTTTGTGGCGGAATCCCTGTGGCGATTTCCAGATTCCTTAATTCCCTGTTTATTTGGCCAGAAATCTTAAGTTTCAGCCAAAACCTTTTGTTTTTTTCAAGATCTTCTCTAATCTTATTTTATAGTACTGCTGTTGCAATACTATACAATTCATCCATGTCCATTTCCGGACTTAATTTATTCATATTTCTCTCCTGTATTTTTTGTAGCCGGAATTTTTCGATTTCCCAATTCAATTAATTGGCAAATCTCAATTTACCAGCACTGGAAATTTACTGTTTGAACAATAAACTTTTAGAGCCGGTAAATTGCTTGGTTTTAAAAGTGCAAATTTGTTGCGGGGTTACCTGCAATTCAAGCCAGTATTAACTTTGACTTGACATTACAGCATAGCGGATTTTTGGGCTAAAGTCAAGGGACACACCTGAAAAGACACCCGAAAAGACACCCGAAAAGACTAAAAGACTGACGGAAAGACAATGTATAGCTAAAAAATGTATCAAAAAACCGATTCTAGTGAATCGATGCTTTGAGAGGGATTATATAAGGCAATTTATATAATATTTATAATTGTTTGTTTGTTTTTGGGCATGTTAGCGTTTGATCGGCGCAATCTCTTCGCATATAGTGGCAAACCACTTTTTTCTATGCGATATAGATCTCTTGCGATCGGTGTACTGTTTCTAATACACCACGCTTTCTTAATATTTATCCAGTATATATTTCCACCTTTCTTGCTTTAGAAGCTCAGAAATATATACTGGATAAAAGCCACTTATCAAACTTTCCTTATATAATCTTTAAGATAGTATAGCACATCTAAAACTTTTGTCAAGACTGAGGGGGTCCATCCACATGAGCTCCAAATAAGGTTCAATGAAGTCAGT includes the following:
- a CDS encoding glucose-1-phosphate thymidylyltransferase, whose product is MSIERVSTSIKGLNIYLNKVVSDSRGSYCDMAPGGADNPLYADGIKHIHASIATKKFVPRGGHFHYKLKENFFTLSGTALWYFYDLKKNSPTYENGYAVVLGYDKLGIDLGIPEFTIDKNSAAQISIEPGIYHVFWPLTDVETVVAGTGSMDYDPEDYNRTKIEEVPGAIEVFEKVKEIILDHKQLKIQGPPDTATTNFESVIKQNNNMENNSENTMNNMQQMKAIITAAKNNQQRPFSHTINKHLIPLGGRPMIFYPIENLIASGFREIGIVVGPQDKQLRQVVGDGSRWGIKIEYIIQEELTGLGSAIKSAKNYIGESPFVLYLGDNIIKHDISSLVAKFLDEKMNAMLLLSRTEYPQRFGVPEIKNGKIVRVEERPMHPKSEYAVCGVYIYDSNAFGALESIKPSDRGQYEISDIHNYYINSDLNLGYEITDKWWKDRGKPDDLLEGNKFVLENCVFDGQGPDNQGEVIGSAKIEGNVKIGKGTRIVGKTLLRGPIVVGEGCFIKDSYVGPYTSIGSKTELNGTEIEHSLVMESVNIYTEKKIVNSVIGKSASIVSGSDNLPSGNKLIIGENSVIGW
- a CDS encoding four helix bundle protein gives rise to the protein MKIEKFEEIIAWQKGKELTLAVYKKFKDNRDYGFRDQIQRSCVSVMNNIAEGFERRGDKEFKYFLYIAKGSCGEVRSMLHLAQELNYISKDEFTGFYGLSVEISKLLSGFIKKL